From Amycolatopsis sp. cg9, one genomic window encodes:
- a CDS encoding SDR family oxidoreductase, whose product MTLDGKVALVTGGSRGIGAATALRLAEDGADVALTYVHNAARAAEVIDEIKSLGRRALAIQADSADASAVSAAVSAVVAEFGRLDVLVNNAGVGFVGAFGETSLADVDRVLAVNVRGVFAVTQAAAGVLSDSGRVITIGSCVTDRVPGPGMALYATSKAAMVGLTKALARELGPRGITANLVHPGPTDTDMNPADGPYAADQRALTAFDRYGTPAEVAAAVAYLAAPASAYITASVLSVDGGHAA is encoded by the coding sequence ATGACCCTCGACGGCAAGGTGGCACTGGTGACGGGCGGCAGCCGAGGCATCGGCGCGGCCACGGCACTGCGGCTCGCCGAGGACGGCGCCGACGTCGCGCTGACGTACGTGCACAACGCCGCGCGGGCGGCCGAGGTGATCGACGAGATCAAGTCCCTCGGCCGCCGCGCGCTGGCGATCCAGGCGGACTCGGCGGACGCTTCCGCGGTTTCGGCCGCCGTCTCGGCTGTGGTGGCGGAATTCGGCCGGCTCGACGTGCTGGTGAACAACGCCGGAGTCGGGTTCGTCGGCGCGTTCGGCGAAACCTCGTTGGCGGACGTCGACCGCGTGCTGGCGGTCAACGTCCGCGGCGTGTTCGCGGTGACCCAGGCCGCGGCCGGCGTCCTGAGCGACAGCGGCCGCGTGATCACGATCGGCAGCTGCGTCACGGACCGCGTGCCCGGCCCGGGCATGGCGCTGTACGCGACCAGCAAGGCGGCGATGGTCGGCCTGACCAAGGCACTGGCGCGGGAGCTGGGACCGCGCGGCATCACGGCCAACCTGGTCCACCCGGGCCCGACGGACACGGACATGAACCCGGCCGACGGCCCGTACGCGGCCGACCAGCGCGCCCTGACGGCGTTCGACCGCTACGGCACCCCCGCGGAAGTCGCCGCGGCCGTCGCCTACCTGGCCGCCCCGGCCAGCGCGTACATCACGGCGTCGGTGTTGTCGGTGGACGGCGGCCACGCGGCCTAA
- a CDS encoding DUF3558 domain-containing protein, which yields MTRRVLAATTAVAVGAVLLTSCTQERQTPGTATPAPTSSADALPSGGAPKVENPLAAKTLDGSPCDSALTADQVTGYLGQVNAPKATDDALGPMCDWASSSGSAAGILVIYETKNNEGISLAYKNEKPKAKRWVDDLEPIQGYPAVGYVDTGTTDNRTCVIVVGISDELAYSVSLSIGDSAVQAGKDACQLGRGVADTVLTNLKARA from the coding sequence ATGACGCGCCGAGTCCTTGCCGCCACGACAGCGGTGGCCGTAGGGGCGGTCTTGCTGACGTCGTGCACCCAAGAGCGGCAGACCCCCGGCACCGCGACGCCGGCACCGACCAGCAGCGCCGACGCGCTGCCCAGCGGCGGTGCGCCCAAGGTCGAGAACCCGCTTGCGGCGAAAACGCTCGACGGCAGCCCTTGTGACTCGGCACTGACCGCTGATCAAGTGACCGGGTATCTGGGGCAGGTCAACGCACCCAAGGCAACCGACGACGCACTGGGCCCGATGTGCGACTGGGCGAGCAGCTCGGGTAGCGCTGCCGGGATCTTGGTCATCTACGAGACCAAGAACAACGAAGGCATCAGCCTCGCCTACAAGAACGAGAAACCGAAGGCCAAGCGGTGGGTCGACGACCTGGAGCCGATCCAGGGCTACCCCGCCGTCGGCTACGTGGACACCGGCACGACCGACAACCGGACTTGCGTGATCGTCGTCGGAATCTCCGACGAGCTGGCCTACTCGGTTTCCCTGAGCATCGGCGACTCGGCGGTCCAAGCCGGCAAGGACGCCTGCCAGCTCGGTCGCGGGGTGGCCGACACCGTGCTGACCAACCTCAAGGCGCGGGCCTGA
- a CDS encoding TetR/AcrR family transcriptional regulator yields the protein MSHPTRRGRARAATEQDIRRTARKLLVEQGPEAVTLRAIARELGITAPALYRYYESRDDLVENLRLDVCADLADDLAEEIAELPDDGMLQLFAICKGFRRWALTHTKEFTLVFASPTGGVGSTAGSALSRVDEPFGRIFLAAAGRVLARHDIVLPSASGVPDELRDDLKTFQESLVTVLVESDQGVPVEKIDLGVTYLMIQFWARLYGHVTLEVFGNYPIPMSKPDVLFEAMLIDLAREIGLYSG from the coding sequence ATGAGCCACCCCACCCGCAGGGGTCGCGCGCGTGCGGCTACCGAACAGGACATCCGGCGGACCGCCCGGAAGCTGCTCGTCGAGCAGGGGCCGGAGGCGGTCACCCTGCGCGCCATCGCGCGGGAGCTGGGGATCACCGCGCCCGCGCTCTACCGGTACTACGAGTCGCGGGACGACCTCGTCGAGAACCTGCGGCTGGACGTCTGCGCCGATCTGGCGGACGACCTCGCCGAGGAGATCGCCGAGCTGCCCGATGACGGGATGCTGCAGCTGTTCGCCATCTGCAAGGGGTTCCGGCGGTGGGCGCTCACCCACACGAAGGAATTCACGCTCGTCTTCGCCTCGCCGACCGGGGGTGTGGGGTCGACCGCCGGAAGTGCGTTGAGCCGGGTCGACGAGCCGTTCGGGCGGATCTTCCTCGCCGCCGCGGGGCGGGTGCTCGCGCGGCACGACATCGTTCTCCCGTCCGCCAGCGGGGTGCCCGACGAGCTGCGGGACGACCTGAAGACGTTCCAGGAATCGCTGGTCACCGTGCTCGTCGAGTCCGACCAGGGCGTGCCGGTGGAGAAGATCGACCTCGGCGTGACGTACCTGATGATCCAGTTCTGGGCCCGGCTCTACGGGCACGTCACGCTCGAGGTCTTCGGCAACTACCCGATCCCGATGTCCAAGCCGGACGTCCTGTTCGAGGCCATGCTCATCGACCTGGCCCGGGAGATCGGGCTCTACTCCGGTTAG
- a CDS encoding ESX secretion-associated protein EspG: protein MIFLPKAALLTAWEWERHGPPPAVLGADNLWLGDETRKRLDENVLDVLSSLRLAAGGTLTREFRDVLRVLARGAHQFTAWLGDVQADESGTVLVSASGPDALRLIRKDDTVRIDVVEPSRLAESLVDVLPPVPPARIEAVSIPEARFSGRAVEESYDLEDQTSDRGRDPLPWARRLMAAQRTGLHQCYAVNRGSRSAPITAVDVAGTGRVLTYVYPGRERMVSFQPGTRGALTEVLYATLNGLGGGR, encoded by the coding sequence GTGATCTTCCTGCCCAAAGCCGCGCTGCTCACCGCGTGGGAGTGGGAGCGCCACGGCCCACCGCCGGCGGTCCTCGGCGCGGACAACCTCTGGCTCGGCGACGAAACCCGCAAGCGCCTCGACGAGAACGTCCTCGACGTCTTGTCGTCCCTCCGCCTCGCGGCGGGCGGCACGTTGACGCGGGAATTCCGCGACGTCCTGCGCGTCTTGGCGAGGGGCGCCCACCAGTTCACGGCGTGGCTGGGCGACGTTCAAGCGGACGAGTCGGGCACGGTGCTCGTGTCCGCCTCCGGACCGGACGCACTCCGGCTGATCCGGAAGGACGACACGGTCCGGATCGACGTCGTGGAACCGTCGCGGCTCGCGGAGTCGCTGGTGGACGTGCTGCCGCCGGTCCCACCTGCCCGCATCGAAGCGGTGTCGATCCCGGAGGCGCGGTTCTCGGGCCGAGCGGTGGAGGAGTCGTACGACCTCGAGGACCAGACTTCGGATCGGGGCCGCGACCCGCTGCCTTGGGCGCGCCGGCTGATGGCGGCCCAGCGGACGGGGCTGCACCAGTGTTACGCGGTCAATCGCGGCTCTCGCAGCGCGCCGATCACCGCGGTGGACGTCGCCGGGACCGGGCGGGTGCTGACGTACGTGTACCCCGGGCGCGAGCGGATGGTCAGCTTCCAGCCGGGGACCCGGGGTGCGCTGACCGAGGTGTTGTACGCGACCCTGAACGGGTTGGGGGGAGGACGATGA
- a CDS encoding DUF6346 domain-containing protein → MLVAVVVLALWSTTARGMVQYGPDRPGDADAIARVTSCDRIGPISRGGIGYYWFCTADVTTEDGAIRSARFRLNELTPDDIGKPVPVEGSREFRRAAGKLVVWWAIAPGVVFVLGLGAWSVLRRRKRLRHRVSPWQPTAGLVAPACVLAAGSGPGGGRGRRKIAPSEWSAQRYWRLAGSIMVAGAACAVTGAFVGSADAREVLTASGSLGLAAPILLYPCTPRAYRSNENATAVIISSDGIGWRRRGQTTFDLEWAEVAEVRVTAIDHDGLVLRVVDLFLADGRRGDLRGLWQLGAQLGDHRLPGEKGAYRLPEAFSDAAARQVREAMLAYRPDRYREFEAGLEGAPPTPITRGAT, encoded by the coding sequence TTGCTCGTCGCCGTGGTGGTCCTCGCGCTGTGGAGCACGACCGCGCGGGGCATGGTCCAGTACGGACCGGACCGCCCGGGCGACGCGGACGCCATCGCGCGGGTCACGTCCTGCGACCGGATCGGTCCGATCAGCCGCGGTGGGATCGGCTACTACTGGTTCTGCACCGCGGATGTGACGACTGAAGACGGTGCGATCCGGTCGGCGCGGTTCCGCTTGAACGAGCTGACGCCGGACGACATCGGCAAGCCGGTACCTGTGGAGGGGAGCCGGGAGTTCCGGCGTGCCGCCGGCAAACTGGTGGTGTGGTGGGCGATCGCCCCGGGTGTCGTCTTCGTTCTCGGCCTCGGCGCCTGGTCGGTGTTGCGTCGGCGCAAGCGGTTGCGCCATCGCGTCTCGCCGTGGCAGCCGACCGCCGGGCTCGTGGCGCCGGCGTGTGTACTGGCTGCCGGATCCGGGCCGGGCGGTGGGCGCGGTCGCCGAAAGATCGCGCCGAGCGAGTGGTCGGCTCAGCGGTACTGGCGGCTCGCCGGTTCGATCATGGTGGCTGGTGCGGCCTGCGCCGTCACCGGCGCGTTCGTCGGTTCGGCCGACGCGCGGGAGGTCCTCACCGCGTCGGGCTCGCTGGGCCTCGCCGCCCCGATCTTGCTCTATCCCTGCACACCTCGCGCCTACCGTTCGAACGAGAACGCCACCGCGGTGATCATTTCGAGCGACGGCATCGGCTGGCGCCGTCGTGGCCAGACGACGTTCGACCTCGAATGGGCCGAGGTGGCCGAGGTCAGGGTGACGGCGATCGATCACGACGGCCTCGTCCTGCGGGTGGTCGATCTGTTCCTCGCCGACGGACGGCGCGGCGATCTGCGGGGGTTGTGGCAGCTCGGTGCCCAGCTGGGCGATCACCGCCTGCCCGGCGAGAAGGGGGCGTACCGGCTGCCGGAGGCGTTCAGCGACGCCGCCGCCCGTCAGGTCCGGGAGGCGATGCTCGCGTACCGGCCGGACCGGTACCGCGAGTTCGAGGCGGGCCTCGAAGGGGCGCCGCCGACGCCGATCACTCGGGGGGCTACGTGA
- a CDS encoding YbaB/EbfC family nucleoid-associated protein, producing the protein MNGEVRVSNPEQLFASFEATMAEAQQKADRMRAEMETVSVAERSKNGQIAVRVNHLGNLVGLEIGHSARDQPDLAEEILRTVRAAQSKLGAAVESGVPSLAGTETMVELVGQLQREYPEPTPEGFGLGGQGARTDDGARFIAEAEDAPPPPPRPARPSADDGTDDDYFGDGDFLR; encoded by the coding sequence GTGAACGGGGAGGTTCGCGTGTCGAATCCTGAACAGCTTTTCGCGAGCTTCGAAGCCACGATGGCGGAAGCACAGCAGAAGGCTGACCGGATGCGCGCCGAAATGGAGACGGTTTCGGTCGCCGAGCGCAGCAAGAACGGCCAGATCGCCGTCCGGGTCAACCATCTCGGCAACCTCGTCGGGCTGGAAATCGGCCACTCGGCTCGCGACCAGCCTGACCTGGCCGAAGAGATCCTCCGAACCGTCCGGGCCGCGCAGAGCAAGCTCGGCGCGGCGGTCGAGTCCGGGGTGCCCTCACTGGCCGGCACCGAGACGATGGTCGAGCTGGTCGGGCAGTTGCAGCGGGAATACCCGGAGCCGACGCCCGAGGGATTCGGCTTGGGCGGACAGGGCGCGCGCACCGACGACGGTGCGCGCTTCATCGCGGAGGCGGAAGACGCGCCCCCGCCGCCACCACGCCCGGCCCGGCCGTCGGCGGACGACGGCACCGACGACGACTACTTCGGCGACGGCGATTTCTTGCGCTGA